One Benincasa hispida cultivar B227 chromosome 5, ASM972705v1, whole genome shotgun sequence genomic window carries:
- the LOC120078095 gene encoding uncharacterized protein LOC120078095 — protein sequence MEKSFTLIQTIATAGAFSAISFWYGFMFGRESARKDLGDLILDLRRGTSNSDSSSSSSETPQP from the exons ATGGAGAAATCCTTCACTCTGATTCAGACAATTGCGACTGCCGGAGCCTTCTCTGCGATTTCATTCTG GTATGGTTTCATGTTTGGAAGAGAGTCCGCTCGAAAAGACTTGGGAGATTTGATTCTAGATCTACGCCGAGGAACCTCCAACTccgattcttcttcttcttcttctgaaaCTCCTCAGCCTTGA
- the LOC120078093 gene encoding probable serine/threonine-protein kinase PBL19 yields the protein MGCFFNWHRKTKIKSGEGSVNELNQRNKSDRKPTNRGIEALETLPTPRSIPELYKEKEHTLRAFTLDELKIATNGFSRSLRIGEGGFGSVYKGKLRLEGDEGEEIIVAIKRLKSNSSQGHKQWLAEVQFLGVVSHPNLVKLLGYCSEDGERGIQRLLVYEFMSNGSLEDHLFSRGTTLLTWKTRLQIILGAAQGLAYLHEGLEVQVIYRDFKSSNVLLDEEFSPKLSDFGLAREGPTGDHTHVSTAVVGTYGYAAPEYVVTGHLTLQSDIWSFGVVLYEILTGRRALERNRPTGEQKLLEWVKQFPTNSKSFKTIIDRRLQNQYNLVAARKVANLANQCLNKTARNRPTMSKVVEILKQALEESED from the exons ATGGGTTGTTTCTTCAATTGGCATCGAAAAACGAAGATTAAGAGTGGAGAAGGATCGGTTAACGAATTGAATCAAAGAAACAAATCGGATCGTAAACCTACCAATCGTGGGATTGAAGCATTGGAAACTTTGCCTACGCCCCGGAGCATACCTGAGTTGTACAAAGAGAAGGAGCATACTCTGAGAGCTTTCACTCTCGACGAGCTCAAAATTGCGACGAATGGGTTCAGCAGGTCGCTAAGGATTGGAGAAGGTGGGTTTGGGAGTGTATATAAGGGGAAATTAAGACTTGAAGGTGATGAGGGAGAGGAAATCATAGTTGCCATCAAGCGGCTTAAATCAAATAGTTCACAG GGTCATAAACAATGGCTTGCAGAAGTTCAATTTCTTGGAGTTGTTAGTCATCCAAATCTTGTAAAGCTTTTGGGATACTGTTCAGAAGACGGAGAAAGAGGGATCCAACGTCTTTTAGTCTATGAATTCATGTCTAATGGAAGCCTAGAAGATCATCTCTTTAGTAGGGGTACAACTCTTTTGACTTGGAAAACTAGGTTACAGATTATCCTTGGTGCAGCTCAAGGATTGGCTTATCTACATGAAGGATTAGAAGTTCAG GTGATATATCGGGACTTCAAATCATCAAATGTGCTATTGGATGAAGAATTCTCTCCTAAACTTTCGGACTTTGGGCTTGCTAGAGAAGGGCCAACTGGTGATCACACACATGTGTCCACTGCA GTGGTTGGGACATATGGATATGCGGCACCCGAGTATGTCGTCACTGGACATCTAACACTGCAAAGTGACATATGGAGTTTTGGAGTAGTGTTGTATGAGATCCTAACAGGCAGACGGGCTCTCGAAAGAAACCGCCCAACAGGGGAGCAAAAGCTACTGGAGTGGGTGAAACAATTTCCTACAAACAGTAAAAGTTTCAAGACAATAATAGATCGTCGGCTTCAAAACCAGTATAACCTGGTTGCAGCTCGGAAAGTTGCCAATTTAGCCAATCAATGTCTCAACAAGACTGCAAGAAATCGACCAACAATGTCGAAAGTTGTTGAAATCCTGAAGCAAGCACTAGAAGAGTCAGAGGACTGA